TTACAAAAGCCAATCTGGTTTATCTTACCAAGGCCTTCTGCTTAGGAGATACACGACAGCAGATGACAGATGAACAATTAACTGCTAAGTTCAAAAAGTGTTGCTTCATATCATTCTCCAAAGCATAAGCTAGAGTTTTCCCATCAATAATCAACGCAAACGCAGCATGTGGATCCTTTTCAAGTTTGATCATTTGAGAAGCATTtgtgatttgtttcaaaatgTCCTCCTTCATAGCCTGACCAGTAAAAAACAGAAATGGAGGCTCCATCACTTGTAACAAATCTCCTACAAACTTTGTATACTTGGTTTAGAATGGCCTACCTGTTTAGAATCTTGAGCCACTGAGTCTGCATTCATTGTCGTTATGCTTATCTGTTTCATTCCTTGTCGAAGCAAACTACAAGCATAGCTGCAAGGAAACAGGAATTTGTCCTTTAGCAGTTATAAACCATTGACTGAATAAGTATTATAATGTTGGAAGGCATTTCTCTCTTTAGGAGACGGACCCTATGTTGATGGCTGTTTCCATCTTATCACCTGTCAGTACCCAGATTTTGAGACCAGCTTGCGCCAGTTTATCTATGCACTGAGGAACCTGGTGAAAAGATAAATAATGAATTAGTCAGAAAGTGCGATTATGTGCAAGAAAATATACTTTGAATTTTTAAGTAAGCTCATACTCCTGCGATACCTATTAGTTGAGAATATGTTTAAGTCATGTTAGCACTTTTACTTTACGTCCTTTGCTTTCTTAGGATGTAAGTAGAGAATATATAGAACTTCtagtacttttttatttttatttttaaaatattggcCTGAGATGAGTTTAAATGGAGTAACATGGTCGacgaggattcatatagccgaccctaacttgtttgggactgaggcgtaGTTGTTGTATAAGTTACATACTCCCTTCTGTAGTTTATCCTCCACAGCAGTTGCACCAACAAGGATCAAGTCcctttccatcatatcagatactCTTTCAAGCATGGCATCTCTGTCACCGCCAATGTAAGATTTTGCTTTAGCAAACTCTTCATTCCAGGCTAAGTACTCCGCCTCATCGAGCTTTTTGTAGGCAAGCACAAGTGTACGCAACCCTGCTTCCCCATAATCATTTAAATGCTTTGTCATAGCTTCTTGAAACCTTCCTCCATTCTTTGATAATCTATCGTAGATGATGCtgcataattaaagaaaaggttTGAAATTATATATTAAGAACATAGCCATAAATCATTTCTGTACAACTTACGAAATAGCCGAGAGAGGTATCATAACTTATACTAATAATTTTAGCAAAACCACATCCCGTCTTcacaccccacccccacccccccccaccccccaccccccaccccaaaCCAAACAAAGGAAAGATATAGGAGGAAAGGGGTAATAGAGTAATCAACGAATAAGCATATTGTAATTGACAGACAATTTAACAGCGTGTTTGATAGCAAAATAGTCACTTAGATCACCTACTTTAAGGATGCATAGTTCATCGTAATAAAAAGGACATTCAAAGAAACACCTGTCTGCTCCTTTACACAAGAAAAGAATCTGGCCACTCTCATCGCGAATTATAACAGACATTCTCTTCCGCTTGCTAGTGAACTCCAATAGATTGAGAACTTTGAATTCCCTAAACGAATAGCAACAACATGTAACCTTAGAAAATAGTGACATACTACAAGTGGTGTGCAATTGTTGTTGAAAGCAACTTACGAGTATGTGAGTTTATCTCACCTTTCAATTGGCTCTTGAAAAGAAGGATATCTCTCCCGTACAAAAATGCTTGATTGAGTTCTTTTACAAAACTCAAAGCCAAATTCCCTAGCTGCAACAAGAAATGCTCCTTCATCTGGCGACTCCGCTTCATAGTTAAAGTTGCCAGTCTCCTCATTTAGCTCGGGAATAGCAGAATGACAAACTGAAAGTATCCTAAAGAATAACAAGATGACTTCTGCATTTGGCTCTTTCATCCAATTTCCTTTCATAAGGCGGCTATCCTCAAAACTGAACCCCTTTATTGCAGCTTTAAAATCGTCTTTAGAAGTGATGACACTCTCTAATTCAATTTCTGATGAACCATTCTCATACTCGCGTCTCGGTGAATCAGGATCTTGCCCACCAAGGTCCTCAGCCATCTGCTTTGCGGCTGCAAGTTCTACATCACTTGCACGCATTCCATATGCCGTACCAGCAATGGAGCATTTTAAGAAGTCCATTTGGTTGCATGTCAAAGTGCCGGTTTTGTCTGAGAGGATAGTATCGACCTGCCCCAACTCCTCATTTAAGTTTGATGTTCGCGCTTGAGCAGGAGTTCCAGACTCGTCATCATACATACTAATATCCTGGTTTATGAACAATGCCTGTAGGACCTTCACAACTTCAATGGAAACATAGAGGGATATAGGAATTAAATAACCATATAGTATAAGTGCAGTGACCAGATGCAAAAGGCCTGACAACTCAGGCTGTCTTGGATCGACCACATTATTTACTTCGTTCATAGGTTGCATATACCACCAGCTTGGCAATTGAAATTTTGCATATATGGCAAAGCCGATTGAACTGACAAATGAGATCGAGAGAAGGACAGTAAAAAGGAGGTAAATAATCTTGTCCATCTGTAGTTCGATCCTACTCCTTTTAGAAGGAGACTTTGTAGAATTCTGCATAACTTTGCTATCATGACCAGTAAATATAGCAACTCCATAAACATAAGCTGTATTCCTAAGCTTTGAATCCCTGAGAAGAATCTGACTCGGATCAAGAGGATAAACCTGACGATCATACTCGAGGTTGCCCACAAAAGTGTAAAGACTAGGATTAGGATCTTCACATTTTATGGTTGCACTGAATTGCTTGAAAGCCTCATCATCCTCCAAAGATAGAGTAACCTCCAACGCTCGTTTTACCTTCAAGTTTGTCTCTCCATCCAAGTTCATAGTTTCCACATAACAGATTCCATCTTCATAACTAGACGATAAAAGAAGTAAATCTGCCGGGAAAAATTGATCCTTTTCCACTTTCACGATGTCTCCAACCGAAATCTTCATCCACGGCTTATGACTAAACACACCATCTTCCTTGTGGACACTAGCTTTCCGATGATTGACCTTTGTATCTTGTATGAACCTCCGCGAGTCTTCTAAGGCTTCCTTCGCCATACTCAACCCGACCACAAAGACCAACGGAGCTACCATACTGAAAGCTGAGAACGGGGACAGATTTGTTGTGGCCGACACAATTGCAGCCATGAGAAAATACAAGTTAGCAACACGCCTGAATTGCTCGAATAAGGCCTTGGGTAGGAATGTGATGATGTTATACTTTGTGGTGGATATGTGATTGCTGCAATACTTAAGAGGTTTCTTTTCATGGAGATGGGGCTGGTTACAATGTACAACTCGCGAGAACCCGGGGCCTAACTGATGGGGACCATCTTCCTTGGCATGCGACCGATAGCAAGCAAATGAGTACAAACTGCTCCTTCGGATCTTTGCCCTTATCCTGCCTCGCGCCATTTCTTTTTTCCTCTCAAGGAAAGCCTAAATCAGTTGCACCACAACATGATAACTTTCCTAAGAGGAAAAAGACATGAATTAAAGGGCATCCTCATGCAAGCATTCCTTTTTATGTGAATTGGGATACCCAGAGGAATTAGGCCAGGCCTGTAACGCAAAGGGGGGTGATACATTAACctcaaatatataaattaatcacAGCTCATCCAAATAACATCaagatccaaaaaaaaaaagatagccCGGTAaactaagctcctgctatgcgcAGGGTCAGGAGAAGGGCCGAaccataagggtctattgtatgcagccttacgctgcatttctgcaagagcaCGTTTCCACGGGTTGAACCCGTGATCTAACTTTTGTAAGGGTCTATTGCAAGCAGCATTAACCTGCATTTCTGCAAGTGCCTGTTTCCACGGGTTCAATCTAACTTTTCTTGaaaattactatattttatttaaaCAAATTTGAGTTTATCTGAGCCTTAAATTTGGGAAAAGGCCCCTGCATATATCCAATAAAGATTCAATTTTTACAACAGATTTAACTTTCTTTGAGAGGAAATCACAAAACATTTCAGCTAAGCTGCAGCTATTTTGCCAGCATTTTAAACATAACAAACACAACAACCACAACACAAAATACATAATCCTTCAGAAAGAAAATTCATTTACCAAATTACAACAGGCAAAGTTTcacagaagaaaaaaaaggggcaGCACATTTTCTTgtgattaaaagaaaaaacaagacaCAGGCCACAAAAAGCAAAATATTAAGGGGGAAAAAAGGGTACCTGAAAAGGGAAAGGataaagaaataaggaagtgGCAATTGATATAACTGCAAAAAAAGACCCTGAAATAGAAGAATGCAGCAGTTTTCTTGAAAATCAAAATGTACAACgtaagagagagaaagaagagagagagacaAGGACGATGATGGGTTCaggagagaaagaagaaagagtcctttctctctctctctgtccCAAAGTCCGAAGCAATGCCAGTATTTTAGGACACAACAcaacccctctctctctctctttatggAGTGCAATGTgtaacataacataacataaacatgttgtttgtttgtgtgttttctccctcctatcctctTTACAGACATGGGATTCACTGCTTCTTTCTCGGAACTTCAGTTGCATTCACTTCTCCAAATATTCACCGTCCTTTTTCTTGTTTCTTGAGAAAAACTGACGCATAAAATGAATTACTCGCTCCGATCACTCGTACACATTTTGACTTTACcgttaaaaaataatgaatgacaTGATAATTTTACTATAATAATCTTATTAATTGATACTCAATAATTGAACTCAAATTCTTAAATAACCtctgaagaaaaaaataattcataaaacAAGAGAATAAAAGATACTTTAGTGGACTTTTGTGTTTAACGAAGGGTTGATTACAAAGAGTTCTATGTGAATTTTAATATTGAGTTCTATGTGAATTTTAATATTGAGTATTAAAAAGCTATAATTAACCATTATTTATTCAAGAAATATTGTTTAAtaaattaaggaaaaaatatGAGAAAAAAATTGTCTTTATACTGAGAATTAAAAGTGAGCGGATGGAATATTTTGTACACGCTACACTTCGTGTAATTTAAGTTTATAGCAGTTGCTTTTTGGACAATTGCTTTACAAAAAAGAATTATTCAACCCCAAATACTACAGTACTCCTATAAACTTAAGCCTTAAGGTTTATACACTGATGATTGCAAGAACTATTACATCATCAAATAGCGTGCATTTCAAACTTTTAGGAGGtttcttatattttttataagttCGTGATAATTTCCAACTATTAAACGAATGTTATATTTTAAACAGCATTTCTATAAGTAGTTATTCCTAATGTTATATTTTATACTTGTTCATTgtgctaaaaatatatttttacttttatttgtccATTTTAGCAAATCAAGAGAAGATCATATTTTTTTTCCTCCTTTGTCTTTATCATTAACTAGTATTAgcgtacgcgctttgcgcgtgtgcCTAAcccaataaaaaaattatttaaaatttatctttgagatataaaataaaaatacaagctCTTGAAAATAATGAATGTTGGTCATATATaactaataaaaaataaaactgtTCCACGAAAATACTCAATCATCAGTCAAATAATTCAacttaaaatgcatttcaaaGAATGATTGAAGTTAGAACGGGAAGTGTGTATTTAGTTTGGAAGTATCATTTTTCAAGTGAGATTAGTATTTAAATAATACTAATTAGCTAGCTCATACCAAATTTTAAGTATTTAATTGCAATTATATTTTTATTCGATAACAATTTTTTTCAAATAGTAAAAAGTCGATTAGGTGAAAAATCATCCACGAAAAAAGAAATGATAATTCTTTGTAAATCTCAAAAATTTAAGAATCactttataccat
This DNA window, taken from Nicotiana tabacum cultivar K326 chromosome 15, ASM71507v2, whole genome shotgun sequence, encodes the following:
- the LOC107766833 gene encoding putative phospholipid-transporting ATPase 7 translates to MARGRIRAKIRRSSLYSFACYRSHAKEDGPHQLGPGFSRVVHCNQPHLHEKKPLKYCSNHISTTKYNIITFLPKALFEQFRRVANLYFLMAAIVSATTNLSPFSAFSMVAPLVFVVGLSMAKEALEDSRRFIQDTKVNHRKASVHKEDGVFSHKPWMKISVGDIVKVEKDQFFPADLLLLSSSYEDGICYVETMNLDGETNLKVKRALEVTLSLEDDEAFKQFSATIKCEDPNPSLYTFVGNLEYDRQVYPLDPSQILLRDSKLRNTAYVYGVAIFTGHDSKVMQNSTKSPSKRSRIELQMDKIIYLLFTVLLSISFVSSIGFAIYAKFQLPSWWYMQPMNEVNNVVDPRQPELSGLLHLVTALILYGYLIPISLYVSIEVVKVLQALFINQDISMYDDESGTPAQARTSNLNEELGQVDTILSDKTGTLTCNQMDFLKCSIAGTAYGMRASDVELAAAKQMAEDLGGQDPDSPRREYENGSSEIELESVITSKDDFKAAIKGFSFEDSRLMKGNWMKEPNAEVILLFFRILSVCHSAIPELNEETGNFNYEAESPDEGAFLVAAREFGFEFCKRTQSSIFVRERYPSFQEPIEREFKVLNLLEFTSKRKRMSVIIRDESGQILFLCKGADSIIYDRLSKNGGRFQEAMTKHLNDYGEAGLRTLVLAYKKLDEAEYLAWNEEFAKAKSYIGGDRDAMLERVSDMMERDLILVGATAVEDKLQKGVPQCIDKLAQAGLKIWVLTGDKMETAINIGYACSLLRQGMKQISITTMNADSVAQDSKQAMKEDILKQITNASQMIKLEKDPHAAFALIIDGKTLAYALENDMKQHFLNLAVNCSSVICCRVSPKQKALVTRLVKDGTGKITLAIGDGANDVGMIQEADIGVGISGAEGMQAVMASDFAIAQFRYLERLLVVHGHWCYKRIAQMICYFFYKNICFGLTLFYFEAFAGFSGQSVYDDSYMMLFNVILTSLPVIALGVFEQDVPSDVCLKFPALYQQGPKNLFFDWYRILGWLGNGIYTSLIIFFLNIIIFYDQAFRSGGQTADLTALGTTMFTCVIWAVNCQIALTMSHFTWIQHILIWGSIATWYIVLLIYGRLAPVYSKYAFGILEEALAPAPIYWCTTLLVTMVCTLPYLAHIAFQRSFSPMDHHIIQEIKYYKKDIEDRHMWKREGSKARQKTKIGFTARVDAKIRLLRGRLQKKKL